The Plasmodium yoelii strain 17X genome assembly, chromosome: 1 genome contains a region encoding:
- a CDS encoding PIR protein, which translates to MNKQMCEKFQEVRSSLPDQLNSSGYYQFKDEDFLNNYCDSNQCHSDYDKISAGCLYLLDQLYKDSGVLPSPKDSNPYIVDYILIWLSYMLNLGKSENKIMDDFYNPYINSCDKYKTEISELKEHVNYKGLIDKRKEFLYMDSNIVPKFYEAFKSLCNLYNELDYETKNCKNYLEGDNEFDKKYKELKDSDITNSSPYKEILSTLLKDYNDFKKECKEILSSPPEKTKENIGQILGQDYELTFEQDSEQNIDNSDVALSSSSIVSKLIPVLLIFGAIPIFLGISYKYSLFGFRKRFQKQQIREKLKNKE; encoded by the exons atgaataagcaaatg tgTGAAAAGTTCCAGGAGGTAAGGAGCTCGCTTCCCGATCAATTGAACAGTAGTGGATATTATCAATTTAAAGATGaagattttttaaataattattgtgATAGTAATCAATGTCATAGTGATTACGATAAAATAagtgctggatgtttatatttgttggatCAATTATATAAGGATTCTGGTGTGTTACCCTCTCCAAAAGATAGTAACCCCTATATTGTTGATTACattttgatatggttaagttatatgttaaacctgGGCAAAAGtgaaaacaaaattatgGATGATTTTTATAATCCATACATAAATAGTTGTGATAAGTATAAGACAGAAATAAGTGAATTAAAAGAGCATGTGAATTATAAGGGTCTTATAGATAAAAGAAAGGAATTTTTGTATATGGATAGTAATATTGTacctaaattttatgaagcatttaaatcattatgtaactTGTATAATGAACTTGATtatgaaacaaaaaattgCAAGAATTATTTGGAAGGTGATAAtgaatttgataaaaaatataaagaacttAAAGATTCTGATATTACTAATAGCAGTccatataaagaaatattgTCTACTTTATTAAAGGATTataatgattttaaaaagGAATGTAAAGAAATTTTATCCTCTCCACCggaaaaaacaaaagaaaatattggACAAATTCTTGGACAAGATTATGAACTTACTTTTGAACAAGATTCTGAacaaaatatagataattcTGATGTTGCATTATCAAGTTCATCGATAGTaagcaaattaattccagttttattgatatttggtgcaataccaatttttttggggatttcttataag tattcgttatttggatttcggaaacgatttcaaaaacaacaaataagagaaaaactaaaaaataaagaataa
- a CDS encoding PIR protein: MNKKVCEKFDNVWEVFSDTLTSDKKYEFKTGNFLDSYCGDNNCSTDYGKISAGFLYLFNGLFGVSGLFNSRETSNINVVEYIMIWLCYMLNLKSTQDGSFTNLNNFYKANIENHNKYNSFIELIKKKKELMNISNDKVSKLYKLFKILCEMYTKVDEDNNNCNNYLKDDNQFTKIYKELNNGHDVTNDSSYNQLLSTLSTDYDKLKNECKNILSSQPKGTEQILVQSSVDTSSSSSIGNKLISVLSIFGAIGFLLGISYKYSLFGFRKRFQKQKLREKIKNIKKKMNQ, encoded by the exons atgaataagaaagtg TGTGAAAAGTTCGATAATGTATGGGAGGTTTTTTCCGATACATTGACCAGTGATAAAAAgtatgaatttaaaacagGAAATTTCTTAGATAGTTATTGTGGTGATAATAATTGTAGTACTGATTACGGAAAAATTAGTGCtggatttttatatttgtttaatgGACTCTTTGGGGTTTCTGGTTTGTTTAATTCTCGCGAAACAAGTAACATCAATGTTGTTgaatacattatgatatggttatgttatatgttaaacctgaAGAGTACTCAAGATGGCAGCTTCACCAatctaaataatttttataaagcaAATATAGAAAATCACAACAAGTATAATAGTTTCATTGagcttataaaaaaaaaaaaagaattgaTGAATATTTCTAATGATAAAGTGTCTAAACTTTATaagttatttaaaattttatgtgAAATGTATACTAAAGTTGATGAAGACAATAACAATTGCAATAACTATTTGAAAGATGATAATCAATttactaaaatatataaagaactTAATAATGGTCATGATGTTACTAATGATAGTTCCTATAATCAACTATTGTCTACtttatcaactgattatgataaattaaaaaatgaatgtaaaaatattttgtccTCTCAACCGAAAGGAACAGAACAAATTCTTGTACAAAGTTCTGTAGatacatcatcaagttcatCGATaggaaacaaattaatttcagttttatcgatatttggtgcaataggaTTTCTTttgggaatttcttataag tattcgttatttggatttcggaaacgatttcaaaaacaaaaattaagagaaaaaataaaaaatataaagaagaaaatgaatcaataa
- a CDS encoding PIR protein — MDDTLCGKLDYLRKHLSDELRGKAETEFKKIANYKNYCPSENCDTNLDQITIGFLWLLEQYFTKYPIKGDNEYNIEPFFIYIILWLSYKLNQSSENSTTKIYDFYTKNVINNTKYGNFISDSNRYTNLKDFIDKQKDLLNINIKDLSNFYDASKLICSMYSNKATNINKDALLNNANEFVKKYQELNRDSNNIDGSSYKQILSVLSTDYDNIKNISTNITSLPEITANVSALSSGDTSSSSIGTKLFTVLSIFGAIAFFLGISYKYSLFGFRKQFQKQKLREKLKNVKKRMNH, encoded by the exons ATGGATGATACTCTA TGTGGAAAATTAGATTACTTGAGGAAGCATTTATCCGATGAATTAAGAGGAAAGGCAGAAACTGAATTTAAAAAGATTGcaaattacaaaaattacTGCCCTAGTGAAAACTGCGATACTAATCTCGATCAAATTACGATTGGATTTTTATGGTTACTTGAACaatattttactaaatatCCAATTAAAGGtgataatgaatataatattgaaccattttttatatatattattttatggttaagttacaAATTAAATCAAAGCTCAGAGAACAGTACCACCAAAATATacgatttttatactaaAAATGTAATTAATAATACTAAATATGGTAATTTTATAAGTGATTCCAATAGATATACTAATCTTAAGGATTTCATAGATAAACAAAAAGATTTGctgaatattaatattaaagatttgtctaatttttatgatgcatcCAAATTAATATGTAGTATGTATTCTAATAAAGCAACGAATATAAATAAGGATGCACTGTTAAATAATGCGAatgaatttgttaaaaaatatcaagaACTTAATAGAGATTCTAATAATATTGATGGCAGTtcatataaacaaatattgTCTGTtttatcaactgattatgataatataaaaaatataagtaccAATATTACATCTCTTCCAGAGATAACAGCAAACGTTTCTGCACTATCATCTGGAGATACATCAAGTTCTTCGATAGGAACcaaattatttacagttttatcgatatttggcgcaatagcattttttttaggaatttcttataag tattcgttatttggatttcggaaacaatttcaaaaacaaaaattaagagaaaaactaaaaaatgtaaagaagagaatgaatcattaa